The genomic window CGTCGCCATGCATCAGGTGCACCCGAACACGCCACGCCGCAAAGGGCTGTGGGCAACGCTGGCCATCACCGCGGCGACCGGTGCCAGCGTCATCGCCGTCGCTTTGCCGGCAACCGCGAGCGCAGATCCCGAACCGGCGCCGCCGCCCAGTCCGGGCGCTGCGTCGCCTCCGTCGAACGCCCCGGCGAACCCCGCCCCGGCGAACCCCGCGCCGGCGCAAGTGAACAATCCGGCATCACCAGCACCCGCGGCGCCCAACGCGGCCCCGGGCGACCCGGGCGCGGTGCCCGCACCGGCCGATCCGAACGCCCCGCAGCCAGTGGTGGCGGACCCGAATGCCCCTGAGCCGGGGCGCGTCACCAACGCCGTGGGCGGATTCAGTTATGTCGTGCCTGCCGGTTGGGTGGAGTCCGACGCGTCCCACCTGGACTACGGATCGGCACTGCTGAGTAAGACGGCGGGCGAGCCGCCATCGCCCGGGCAGGCCCCGCCGGTCGCCAATGACACCCGGATCGTGCTGGGACGGCTGGACGCGAAGCTGTACGCCAGCGCCGAGACGACCAACCCGAAGGCTGCGGTGCGGTTGGGATCGGACATGGGTGAGT from Mycobacterium kubicae includes these protein-coding regions:
- a CDS encoding alanine and proline-rich secreted protein Apa — protein: MHQVHPNTPRRKGLWATLAITAATGASVIAVALPATASADPEPAPPPSPGAASPPSNAPANPAPANPAPAQVNNPASPAPAAPNAAPGDPGAVPAPADPNAPQPVVADPNAPEPGRVTNAVGGFSYVVPAGWVESDASHLDYGSALLSKTAGEPPSPGQAPPVANDTRIVLGRLDAKLYASAETTNPKAAVRLGSDMGEFFMPYPGTRVNQEATPLSANGLSGSASYYEVKFSDTTKPNGQIWTGVVGTPPAGTTTTGPPQRWFVVWLGTANNPVDKNAAKTLAESIRPWTAPAAPAPAPGDQAPAPAPAAPAPAAPAPAAPAPAAPAAPAAPAAPAPAAPAAPAAPAPAQAPAQAPAGETVPGAVSPRITTST